The genomic stretch CCAGCTTGCCGACCGACGTGGTCTTGCCGGTCCCGTTGACCCCGACGACCAGGACGACCGCCGGCCGCCCGTCGGCACCCCCGGTGTGCAGCGTCCGGTCGAGCTCCGGGCCGACCAGGGTCACCAGCTCCTCGCGGAGCAGCGCACGGGCGTCGCCGCCGGGCGTGTGCCGGGCGCGCAGCCGCTCGACCAGCTCCTGGGTCGGGCCGACTCCGACGTCGGCGGTCAGGAGGGTGTCCTCGACCTCCTCCCAGGTCGCCTCGTCGAGGGTGTCGCGGGAGAGCAGGCCGAGCAGGCCGCGGCCCATCGAGCGCTGGCCGGCCAGCCGGGAGCGCAGCCGGGTGAGCCGGCCGGCGACCGGCTCCGGCCGCTCGAGGTCCGCCTCGGGCGCTTCGGGCGCCTCGGGGGCGAGGACCTTGACGTCGCCGCTGGGGACGTCGACCCGCTCGACGGAGGGTTCGGTGAGCGGCGGCAGCGTGGCCTTGCGCGGGCGACGGCGCAGCAGGGCCGTGGTGCCGAACGCCAGCACGACCACCGCGAGCACGGCGATGACGACGACGAGGGTGAGGGTGTCCATCGCGGACAAGTCTCTCAGCCTCGGAGGACGCCGCGTGACGTCCCCTCGGCCGGGCCAGCGCAGGCAGAGCCGCGTCGAAGGTGGGACCGTCCCTGCGCTAGGTCCCGCAGAGCGCTCCGGCAGGGTTGTCCCTGTCGCAGACGTTCCGCGCCCAGGTGTTGCCGTTGGTCGTGAACGCCAGGTCGCTCAGGTCGTAAGCGGTCGCCGTGCTGAACCAGCCGTTGCCATCGGCGACGTTGTCCGTGACGACGTTCCCGGTAGCGCCGGCTGCCGCGCGGATGCCGTCGAGCCGGTTCGTCAGCGCCATGTTCGCGACGACGGCGTTGCCTGTGTTGCCCTGCCTCAGGACGATGCCCTCGACGTTGTTCTCGACGACGTTGTGGGACACGACACCGTGCTTGAGACCCCCGTCCGCAAGACCGATGCCCGCCCCCGGGTTTCCGAAGGATCCCCGGATCGAGTTCTCACTCACCACGGAACCGACGTTCGACTCAGCCGGAACGCCGAGATTGCGGAACGAGGCGATCGCGATGCCGACGAGGTTGCTGCTGGTGATGCGGTTGCCGGTGATGAGCAGGTCAGTGTTGCCCCCGAAGATCCTCATCCCCCTCTGTGCCCCGTCCACGACGTTGCCCGCGATCACGGTCCCCACGGTGCTGTCCGCCATGTAGGGGTTCCGGTCGCCCCTGGACGCGTTGCCACGGAGCTCGACGCCCTCGGCGCCGGACGTCAGCTCGAAGGTGTACTCGAGGTGAAGGTAGGTGTCGTTGGCGTCGATGACGGCGTCGACGAGTGGTGCGAATTCGTTGGCGACGCCCCAGCTGTTGGCACGAAGGCAGTTGTGGTCGAACCTGGCGGGTCCGCTGCTGCGGAGATGGACACCGATCCGGTTGCCGGTGATGAGGTTGCGGTGGAGCCGGAGGTCCGAGTACACGGACGACGTGTTGATGGCCGCCGCAGGTCGGACGGTCGACCCCGACGTGCCGGTCGCCCCACGGAGGACCAGTCCCTCCACCTCAACCCCATCGTGCTCGATCGTCAGGAGCGCATCCGACGGCATGCCGTCGACCGCCTGGACAACCGGATGCCGCGCGGGGTCGACAGGCAATTCGGGAGCGAAGCAGTCCCAGGGCCCCGACTCCGTGGACTCGCCTTCGATGTCGAGCCGCTTGTCGACGAGGACTCCCTCCGGGTAGAGCCCGGCACAGACCTTGACCTTGTCGCCGTCGCTGGAGTCGGCGATGGCGCTCCGGATGGTCGTGTACCCGGCCTCCGGGCACTGCGCCCGGTCGTCGTCGACGAGCCGGGTCACCCGGTCGACGGACGCCGGCGCTGCAGACGCGTGCGCCCAGCCGGTGGCCGTCCCGGCCGTGATAACCACCGCCACGGCAGCGACCAGCGCCGCTGGCCTTCGCCAGCCGGCGCGCTGCCGAAGACCGTTGACGCGTCGTTCGCCCACGACGTCCCCCATGGCGGTCGCACCGCACGCCCGATCACTCTTCGTCCCCGACGGGATCCCTCTACCGTGTGCGACGGCCCGGCTTCGGTATAGGTCGTCCGACGGGCAGGTGCAACCAACGCGAGGCAAAGACAGCAGGGGTGCCGCTGACGGTCTCCCTGCGGTGGGCGGACGAGGTCAGCGGCGGCCGGTGCCGGTGAGCACCCGGGCGCCGCGGCGCAGCCGCTGCTCGACACGCTCGAACCGGGCCGACATGGCGCGCGACTTCTCGGGCGTGCTCAGGACGCCCAGCGGCGGGGCCTCGCCGGGGTCGACCCGGTCGGCGACGGAGGCCACCGCGTCGGTGAGCCGCTCGGTGTGCGGCACCGGTGACCGCCGTCCCCGGTAGGGGTAGGCGACGAAGCCGACGACGAGCAGGGCGACCACGCCGAGCAGCACGTGTGCGGCGAGGAGCTCAGTCATTGCGCAGCGCCTTCCCGGGACGGATCTGGCCAAAACGTCCACCCCAGCGTACGCAGCGTCGCGCTGAGCGCCCGCACCACGACGACCCGCCCGCGTGTCGGGAGCGCTCGCCGCCGCCGGCCGGGCCGGTAGGGGACGGTCAGGCCGGCTGCGCCTCCCGCATCCGCTGACCGATCACGGTGGTGATGCCGTCGCCCCGCATCGACACGCCGTACAGCGCGTCGGCGACCTCCATCGTGCGCTTCTGGTGGGTGATGACGATCAGCTGGCTGGCCTCGCGCAGCTCCTCCATGATCGCGATCAGCCGGCCCAGGTTGACGTCGTCCAGGGCGGCCTCGACCTCGTCCATGACGTAGAACGGGCTCGGCCTGGCCCGGAAGATCGCGACGAGCAGCGCCACCGCGGTCAGCGACCGCTCGCCGCCCGAGAGCAGCGAGAGCCGCTTGACCTTCTTGCCCGGCGGCCGGGCCTCGACCTCGATGCCGGTGGTGAGCATGTCGGACGGGTCGGTCAGCACCAGCCGGCCCTCGCCGCCAGGGAACAGCCGGGCGAAGACGCCCTCGAACTCGCGCGCCGTGTCCTGGAACGCAGCGGTGAAGACCTGCTCCACCCGCTCGTCGACCTCGCGGACGATGTCGAGCAGGTCGCGCCGGGTCGCCTTGAGGTCCTCGAGCTGCTCGGCGAGGAACTGGTGCCGCTCCTCGAGCGCGGCGAACTCCTCCAGCGCCAGGGGGTTGACCCGGCCGAGGAGCGCCAGGCTGCGCTCGGCGCCGCGCAGCCGCTTCTCCTGCTCCGCGCGCACGTAGGGCACTGGGTCGGGCTCCACCTCGCGGACCTCGTCCGGGGCCGGCGGCGAGGGCGGCACCAGCTGGTGCGGGCCGTACTCCTCGACCAGCGTCCCTGGCTCGACGCCGTGGTCCTCCAGCGCCTTCTGCTGCAGCGACTCGATGCGCAGCCGCTGCTCGGCCCGGGCCACCTCGTCGCGGTGGACGCTGTCGGTCAGGCGGTCCTGCTCGGCACTCAGCTCGCGCAGCCGGCCGCGCAGTGCGGCCAGCTCCGCGTCGCGCTCGGCCCGGGCCCGCTCGGCCGCCTCGCGGGCGGCAGCGGCCCGGGCCAGGGAGTGCTCGAGGTGGGCCAGGGCCGCCTGCGCGGCGAGCGCCACGTCCTGCGCGACGGCCGCCTCGCGGGCCCGCCGCTCGCGGCGCGCGGCGGCGCGGGCGCGGGACTCCCGCTCGTGGGCGGCGGCCCGGACGAGGGAGTCGGCGCGCCCGGCGAGGGCGCGCGCCCGTTCCTCGCCGGTACGGACCGCCAGCCGGACCTCCATCTCGGACTGCCGACCCGCGCGAGCCCGCTCCTCGAGTCCGTCGCGCAGGGTGGTGTCGGGCTCCGCCTCGTCCGGCTCCGGCGACTCCTCGGCGACCCGCAGCCGCTCGGCGAGCTCCGCGAAAGAGCCGGTGTCGGCCTCGATCGCCGCCTGGGCGCCCGCGATGGAGCGCTCCAGGCGGTCGGCCTCGCCGCGCGCGGCCCGCGCCTGCGCGCCGAGCTGGCCGAGCTGCTCCGCGACGGCGGACATCCGGGCGTCGGACTCGTGCAGCCGGTCCAGGGCGCCGTGGACGTCCCGGTTGGCCCCCGCCTGCTCCTCGGTCAGACCGTGGATGGCGAAGCGCACCCGGTCCAGCCGGTGCCCCGCCTCGCCGAGCCGGGTCTCCGCCTCGTCGACGGCGGCTTGCACCTCGAGCCGGCTGGGAGTGCCGTGCGATCCGCCGGCGGCGTGGTGGCGGGCCAGCAGGTCGCCGTCGCGGGTCACGGCCGACAGGTGAGGAGCGGCGGCGACGACCGCCCGGCCGGCGGCCAGGTCGTCGACGACGACGACGTCGGCGAGCAGCCGGGTCAGTGCGGGGCGCAGAGCGGCCGGGGCGGTCACCAGCTCGAGGGCCCGCCGGGCACCGGCCGGCAGAGGGCGGTCCCCCGTTGCTGCTGCCGCACGCGGGTCGTGGAGGTCTTGGGTGGCGGGGGCGGCCGGGTCGCCGGAGCCGACGAGCAGCAACGCGCGCCCGGCGTCGTCGTCCTTGAGCAGGCGGATCGCGGCCTCGGCCGCGGCCAGGTCGGCGACGGCGACGGCGTCGGCGGCCGAGCCCAGGGCCGCCGCCACGGCGGTCTCGGCGCCGGGCGTGACCGTCAGCAGCGCCGACACCGACCCGATGACGCCGGTCAGCCGGTCGGAGGCGGCGAGCAGCGCGCCTGACGCGTCCTTGCGGGCCAGCCCCATCTCGAGCGCGTCCTTGCGCGCGACCAGCGCCGCCCGCTCGCGCTCGGCCGCGCGCTCCTCCTCCCGCAGCTCGGCCAGCCGGTCCTCGGCCGCCGCGAGCCGCAGCGCGGCCTCCTCGTGGGCCGAGTCCAGGTCCTCCTCGCCGGCGTCCAGGCCGGCCACCTGGGTCTCCAGCGCGGTGAACTCGGACTGCGCCCGCGCGGCCCGCTCCCGGGCCTCGTCCACCGCCGGGGTCAGCCGGCCCAGCTCGGCCTCGCCCGCCTCGACCCGGCTGCGCGCCGCGGCGACCTGGCCGGCCAGGCGGGCCAGCCCCTCGCGGCGGTCGGCAGCCGCGCGCGCGGCTGCCGCGACCCGCCGCTGCTCGACGGTCAGGGCCTGCTCGGCCGTCTGCCGGACGGTCACGGCGTCGGCCAGGCGGGCCCGGTCGCGCTCGACGGCCTCCTGGATCTCCTGCTCCTCGGCTCGCACCTGCTCCGCCTGGCGCTCCAGCTCGTCGGGGTCCCGGGTCAGCGGCCCGGCCGCCGGGGCCTCGTCCGGCTCGCCCGCGAGGTGACGGACCCGTTCGGCCGCCAGCGACCCGGTGCCGCGGAACCGCTCGCGCAGGGACGACAGGCGGTACCAGGTGTCCTGCGCCCGGGCCAGCGTCGGCGCCTCGGCCGCGGCGACCGTCTCGAGCTCGGCCTCGCGGGCGCCCGCCTCCGCGAGCTGCCCTTCGACCTCGGCCCGCCGCGCGCGCAGCGCCGTCTCGTCGGCCACCTCGGCCTCGAGGGTCGCCGTGAGCTGGACCAGGTCGTCGGCAAGGAGTCGGAGCCGGGCGTCGCGCACGTCGGATTGGATGACGGCCGCCCGCCGCGCCACCTCGGCCTGCCGGCCCAGCGGCTTGAGCTGGCGGCGCAGCTCGACGGTGAGGTCCTGGACGCGGGTCAGGTTGGCCTGCATGGCGTCCAGCTTGCGCAGCGCCTTCTCCTTGCGCTTGCGGTGCTTGAGGACGCCGGCCGCCTCCTCGATGAAGCCGCGGCGCTCGTCCGGGCCGGCCGAGAGGACGGCGTCGAGCTGGCCCTGACCGACGATCACGTGCATTTCGCGGCCGATGCCCGAGTCGGACAGCAGCTCCTGCACGTCGAGCAGCCGGCACGGCTGGCCGTTGATCGCGTACTCCGAGCCGCCGTTGCGGAACATGATCCGCGAGATGGTGACCTCGGCGTAGTCGATGGGCAGCGCGCCGTCGGTGTTGTCGATGGTCAGGCTGACCTCGGCGCGGCCCAATGGAGCCCGGCCGGCGGCGCCGCCCGGCCCCGCGCTGCCGGCGCTGCCGGCGAAGATGACGTCCTCCATCTTGCCGCCGCGCAGCGACTTGGCGCCCTGCTCGCCCATGACCCAGGCCAGGGCGTCGACCACGTTGGACTTGCCGGAGCCGTTGGGCCCGACGACACAGGTGATGCCCGGCTCGAAGTGGAAGGTGGTGGCCGACGCGAAGGACTTGAAGCCCTTGAGGGTCAGGCTCTTCAGGTGCACGCGGAAGATCTCCTCACGTCCGGGCACCGGGGGAGGTGTGCGGTGCCGCTCGGACGTACGTTCGGCGGGGAAGGCCGGGGCCGAGCCTACCGGCCGGGCCCGCCGGCTCCGGCCATTGCCGCCTCGCCGCGCCGGTCCCGGACGTGCGAGACGGGACGCCCCGGGGGCGTCCCGTCCAGTCCCTCGCGGGCCGGCCCCTGCCGGGGCTCAGGCCAGTGCGGGCTCCTTGGCCACCTCGAGCGAGATGAGGTGGGCCTCGGCGTGCGAGGCGACCAGGGCGTCGTTCTCGGCACGCAGCCTGATGTTGTCCGCCTCGAGGCTGCGGACCCGCTCCTGCAGGCGACGCAGCTCCATCACCGTCCGGGGGTCCGGACCACCGACGTGACCGATGAGGGCTTTCGCCATGCGTGATCCTCCACCTGCTGCTCGACCCCGCTGTGGCGGGTCTGGCCTCTAGTTGTCAGGTCCCACGTGGCCGGGCGCGCAGGGGGTCGGCGGCACCGGTCGTCACGACGTGAACGTGGGGTTTCCAGGGTCGCACCCGCGGCGCAGAGGGTCAATAGGTCACGGCTTGATCACATCGGGGGTTGCGCCGAACGGGTGGCCCGAACCACCCGAACCGGCCCAACCTCACCCGCAGCCGCAGACCACCCCGGCCCCCGGCGGCACCGCCGGCGCCCGCGCCGACCGCACGAGGGCCGGCCGGCCCGGGGCCCACGCGCGCACCACGCCGTCCGACCCCCGCTCCTCGCGAACGACGAGGTACGCCGTCCCGTCCAGGTCGTCGACCAGCCCGGCGGCCGGGTCCACACCAGCGCTGCCCCGCACCAGCAGGGTCGCGGCGCCCCCGGCCACCACCCGGGCCAGCGCCGGGCGGGTGCCCGCTCCGTCGACCACCAGCAGGTTGGACACCGAGCCGCCGGCCAGCGCGATGCCGGTGAAGGCCCGGCCGGGCGGCGCGGCCACCTCGCGGCCCAGCACGTCGTCACGGGTCACCGTCACGACCAGCACCTCCTGCCCCGGGCAGCCGTCCCTCGAGCAGCCGGCCGAAGGTGCGAGGACCGAGTCCGGCCCGAGGGCCAGCACGCGGGGCACCGTGGCGATCGGGCGGACCTCCGGCTGGGTGCCCAGCTCCACCGGGCGGGACGGAGCGGCGAGCACGAGGTCGACCGGGTCGGTCGCCGTGGCCGCGTCGCCCGTGGACGTCCCCGGCGCGGCCATCAGCAGCGAGCGGGCCGCGCCAGGAACCGACAGCAGGCCCACCGCGCGCCAGCCGGGTCCGGACGGCTGGCCGGGGAACGGCGCCGGGTCGCGCACCGCGCCCGTGGCGGCGTCCACCTCGACCACCCGCCCGTCGCCGCGCTCGACCAGGGCGCCGCCCAGCCGACCGGAGCCGGCCACGACGCGGCGGGCCCGGCCGAGCGGGGTCGGCGTGTCCTCCGGGTCGGACGGGTCGATGCTGAACAGCGTCCGTCCCGCCACCCCGACGAGCACCGACCCGCCGGTCGAGCTGAGCACCGGCACCAGCGACGCGCTGGCGGCCAGGCGGCCGGGCAGCTCCGGGCCCTCCGACCAGTCGTCGCCCGCCTCGACCAGGAGCCGGCCCTCCGAGCGGAGCACCAGCAGCCCGCCGGCCGACCGCAGGGGCTCGGGCTCACCCGGGCCGCCGGGGGCCGACAGCAGCCCGCTGCGCAGCGCGAGCAGCGCGACCAGACCGGCGGCGACGACGGCGGCCAGACGCCATACCCGGCCCCGGCGCGGGGGACGCTCCCCGGTCCCCTCGTCGTCACCGCCGGGCACCGTGCCCAGGACGTCGGGCCGGTCCTCGGGCCGGTGGCCGGGCCGGTCGCCGGTGCTCACCCGTGCGCGTCCGGCGGGCGGCGCTGGCAGCGCGGGCAGCGGAAGGAGGACCGGTTCATGAAGTGCTCCCGCACGACGAGCGCCCCGCAGCGCCGGCAGGGCAGCCCGGTCCGGCCGTAGACCGCCAGCTCACGGTCGAAGTACCCGCTCTCCCCGTTGACGTTCACATAGAGCGAGTCGAACGACGTACCGCCCTGGTCGAGCGCCTCGACCATCACCTCGCGCGTCGCGGCGAGGACCTCGGCGCTGCGGGCACGGGTCATGGTCGACGTGGGCCGGGCCCAGTGCAGGCGGGCCCGCCACAGCGCCTCGTCGGCGTAGATGTTGCCGATGCCGCTGACCAGCGTCTGGTCGAGCAGGGCGCGCTTGAGGCCGGTCCGGCGGCGTCGCAGGGCCCCGGCGAATGCCGCGTCGTCGAACTCGGGGTCGAGCGGGTCGCGCGCGATGTGCGCCACCGGCAGCGGCAGCCCGGCCGGGTCGGTGTCGACGAGCGCCAGCCCGCCGAACGTCCGCTGGTCGACGAAGCGCAGCTCGGGCCCGCCGTCGGTGAACGACAGGCGCACCCGCAGGTGCACCTCGTCGGGTGAGCCGGGCGGCCGGACCAGGAGCTGCCCGCTCATGCCGAGGTGGGCCAGCACCGCCTCCCCCGCGTCGCTCCCGTCGATGCCACCGCTGCCGCCGCTGCCAGGGACCGCCTCGAGCGGCAGCCAGAGGTACTTGCCCCGTCGCTGCGCGCCGGCCAGCGTGCGGCCGGTGAGGCGGGCCGCGAAGTCCGCGGAGCCGGCGGCGTGGCGGCGGACGGCGCGCGGGTGGCCCACCGCGACGGCCGCGACGGTGCGCCCGGCCGCCCAGCGGTCCAGTCCGCGCCGGACCACCTCGACCTCGGGCAGCTCGGGCAGCGCGAGCCCCCTACGCGCTGGTGCCGTCGGTGCCGCCGGTCCCACCAGTGTTGCCGGCACCGTCCTCGGGCAGCTCGGCCCGCAGTCGCCGCCAGGCGGTCGCCGCGGCCTCCTGCTCGGCCTCCTTCTTGCTGCGCCCCCGGCCCTGGCCGTAGTCCTCGCCGGCCACCCGCGCTACGGCCGTGAACAGCTTCTGGTGGTCCGGACCGGTCTCCGTGACGACGTACTCCGGGACGCCCATCGAGGCGCTCGCCGTGAGCTCCTGCAGGCTGGTCTTCCAGTCCAGGCCGGCGCCCAGCGTCGCGGCCTGCTCGATCAGCGGGTCGAACAGCCGGTGCACCAGTGCCGCGGCCTCGGTCAGCCCGCGGCCGATGTACACCGCGCCGAGCACCGCCTCGAGGGTGTCGGCGAG from Actinomycetes bacterium encodes the following:
- the ftsY gene encoding signal recognition particle-docking protein FtsY encodes the protein MDTLTLVVVIAVLAVVVLAFGTTALLRRRPRKATLPPLTEPSVERVDVPSGDVKVLAPEAPEAPEADLERPEPVAGRLTRLRSRLAGQRSMGRGLLGLLSRDTLDEATWEEVEDTLLTADVGVGPTQELVERLRARHTPGGDARALLREELVTLVGPELDRTLHTGGADGRPAVVLVVGVNGTGKTTSVGKLARVLVADGRSVLLGAADTFRAAAADQLQTWGERVGAPVVRGPEGGDPASVAFDAVRQGADGGYDVVLVDTAGRLQNKVGLMDELGKVKRVVEKQGPVDEVLLVLDATTGQNGLVQARVFSEAVDVTGIVLTKLDGTAKGGIVVAVQRELGVPVKLVGLGEGADDLAPFEPEVFVDALLAD
- a CDS encoding right-handed parallel beta-helix repeat-containing protein, with product MGDVVGERRVNGLRQRAGWRRPAALVAAVAVVITAGTATGWAHASAAPASVDRVTRLVDDDRAQCPEAGYTTIRSAIADSSDGDKVKVCAGLYPEGVLVDKRLDIEGESTESGPWDCFAPELPVDPARHPVVQAVDGMPSDALLTIEHDGVEVEGLVLRGATGTSGSTVRPAAAINTSSVYSDLRLHRNLITGNRIGVHLRSSGPARFDHNCLRANSWGVANEFAPLVDAVIDANDTYLHLEYTFELTSGAEGVELRGNASRGDRNPYMADSTVGTVIAGNVVDGAQRGMRIFGGNTDLLITGNRITSSNLVGIAIASFRNLGVPAESNVGSVVSENSIRGSFGNPGAGIGLADGGLKHGVVSHNVVENNVEGIVLRQGNTGNAVVANMALTNRLDGIRAAAGATGNVVTDNVADGNGWFSTATAYDLSDLAFTTNGNTWARNVCDRDNPAGALCGT
- the smc gene encoding chromosome segregation protein SMC, with amino-acid sequence MHLKSLTLKGFKSFASATTFHFEPGITCVVGPNGSGKSNVVDALAWVMGEQGAKSLRGGKMEDVIFAGSAGSAGPGGAAGRAPLGRAEVSLTIDNTDGALPIDYAEVTISRIMFRNGGSEYAINGQPCRLLDVQELLSDSGIGREMHVIVGQGQLDAVLSAGPDERRGFIEEAAGVLKHRKRKEKALRKLDAMQANLTRVQDLTVELRRQLKPLGRQAEVARRAAVIQSDVRDARLRLLADDLVQLTATLEAEVADETALRARRAEVEGQLAEAGAREAELETVAAAEAPTLARAQDTWYRLSSLRERFRGTGSLAAERVRHLAGEPDEAPAAGPLTRDPDELERQAEQVRAEEQEIQEAVERDRARLADAVTVRQTAEQALTVEQRRVAAAARAAADRREGLARLAGQVAAARSRVEAGEAELGRLTPAVDEARERAARAQSEFTALETQVAGLDAGEEDLDSAHEEAALRLAAAEDRLAELREEERAAERERAALVARKDALEMGLARKDASGALLAASDRLTGVIGSVSALLTVTPGAETAVAAALGSAADAVAVADLAAAEAAIRLLKDDDAGRALLLVGSGDPAAPATQDLHDPRAAAATGDRPLPAGARRALELVTAPAALRPALTRLLADVVVVDDLAAGRAVVAAAPHLSAVTRDGDLLARHHAAGGSHGTPSRLEVQAAVDEAETRLGEAGHRLDRVRFAIHGLTEEQAGANRDVHGALDRLHESDARMSAVAEQLGQLGAQARAARGEADRLERSIAGAQAAIEADTGSFAELAERLRVAEESPEPDEAEPDTTLRDGLEERARAGRQSEMEVRLAVRTGEERARALAGRADSLVRAAAHERESRARAAARRERRAREAAVAQDVALAAQAALAHLEHSLARAAAAREAAERARAERDAELAALRGRLRELSAEQDRLTDSVHRDEVARAEQRLRIESLQQKALEDHGVEPGTLVEEYGPHQLVPPSPPAPDEVREVEPDPVPYVRAEQEKRLRGAERSLALLGRVNPLALEEFAALEERHQFLAEQLEDLKATRRDLLDIVREVDERVEQVFTAAFQDTAREFEGVFARLFPGGEGRLVLTDPSDMLTTGIEVEARPPGKKVKRLSLLSGGERSLTAVALLVAIFRARPSPFYVMDEVEAALDDVNLGRLIAIMEELREASQLIVITHQKRTMEVADALYGVSMRGDGITTVIGQRMREAQPA
- the mutM gene encoding bifunctional DNA-formamidopyrimidine glycosylase/DNA-(apurinic or apyrimidinic site) lyase; this encodes MPELPEVEVVRRGLDRWAAGRTVAAVAVGHPRAVRRHAAGSADFAARLTGRTLAGAQRRGKYLWLPLEAVPGSGGSGGIDGSDAGEAVLAHLGMSGQLLVRPPGSPDEVHLRVRLSFTDGGPELRFVDQRTFGGLALVDTDPAGLPLPVAHIARDPLDPEFDDAAFAGALRRRRTGLKRALLDQTLVSGIGNIYADEALWRARLHWARPTSTMTRARSAEVLAATREVMVEALDQGGTSFDSLYVNVNGESGYFDRELAVYGRTGLPCRRCGALVVREHFMNRSSFRCPRCQRRPPDAHG
- the rnc gene encoding ribonuclease III produces the protein MSAALDVTVEPTLLERALTHRSYAYENGNLPTNERLEFLGDSVLGLVVTDTLFRSHPELPEGQLAKLRAAVVNMRALAEVGRELRLGDYVRLGRGEETTGGRDKTSILADTLEAVLGAVYIGRGLTEAAALVHRLFDPLIEQAATLGAGLDWKTSLQELTASASMGVPEYVVTETGPDHQKLFTAVARVAGEDYGQGRGRSKKEAEQEAAATAWRRLRAELPEDGAGNTGGTGGTDGTSA